In the genome of Nicoliella spurrieriana, the window GTTACTTCTTTTGTTGATGTAGTCCAGCAATGCGATTAAAAACATGCCAAACGTCAACATTAGGATCAGTGCTTGATACACACTCATCGTAACTAGCCCGTTGCCTTCCATTAGATTTGTGATGCATAACCATCACCTCCAATTAAAGTTGCGAGCCACCGCCCTCAAAACTGCTTGTCAATCTGAACCATTATAACATAATAATA includes:
- a CDS encoding putative holin-like toxin gives rise to the protein MEGNGLVTMSVYQALILMLTFGMFLIALLDYINKRSNKKAAPYTSGKV